One stretch of Aquipuribacter hungaricus DNA includes these proteins:
- a CDS encoding DUF5682 family protein: DGGATDPRADPAGTRPGDPLAELAAAAGYDDAERWWDAVVEGREHATAPFEELTAAMTVLREGHGLSLREARREAHMRRVLRQTITGGASSVACVVGAWHAPALTGRLPTAAADTKLLTRLPRRKVALTWVPWTHSRLGVWSGYGAGITSPGWYEHLFAGTGDPLAGWFTRVAGVLREEDLPVSTASVIEAVRSARTLAALRGRAAAGLAEVQDVTRAVLVDGDEGLLGLVTDRLVVGERLGAVPDDVATTPLEADLRATARRLRLPVAAAPKTLDLDLREPTGAERSRFLRRLLLLDLPWGRPGRDEVRSTGTFRETWTLEWDPTLSVRLVEASLWGTTVASAATARMVSRAEGTGSSLVDLAEGVETCLLADLPDALPAVLTALDERAGHAGDAGHLMDALSPVVRSLRYGDVRGTRTPALGRVADALLARVCAVLPVAVQGVDDDAAGALRTRLEAVHRAVSLRDDPDATRLWSATLHGLVERADLHGLLLGRLVRLLHDAGDLPGDDVATRLSRALSVGVPAPAKAAWVEGFLAGGGLLLVHDRQLLAALDGWLVGLGPRDLVDALPALRRAFGAVAAGERRAVASAVVSLGGGPRAAAADDGPDVDWEQADAALRAVAALLAGAR; encoded by the coding sequence GGACGGCGGGGCGACCGACCCCCGCGCCGACCCGGCCGGCACCCGCCCCGGCGACCCGCTCGCCGAGCTGGCCGCCGCGGCCGGGTACGACGACGCCGAGCGGTGGTGGGACGCCGTGGTCGAGGGCCGGGAGCACGCCACCGCCCCGTTCGAGGAGCTCACCGCCGCCATGACCGTGCTGCGCGAGGGGCACGGGCTGTCGCTGCGCGAGGCCCGCCGCGAGGCCCACATGCGCCGCGTCCTCCGCCAGACGATCACCGGGGGCGCCTCGTCGGTCGCCTGCGTCGTGGGGGCCTGGCACGCGCCGGCGCTCACCGGCCGGCTCCCCACGGCCGCGGCGGACACGAAGCTCCTCACCCGGCTGCCCCGGCGCAAGGTGGCGCTCACCTGGGTGCCGTGGACGCACTCCCGGCTCGGGGTCTGGTCCGGCTACGGCGCCGGCATCACGTCGCCCGGCTGGTACGAGCACCTCTTCGCCGGCACCGGGGACCCGCTGGCCGGGTGGTTCACCCGGGTCGCCGGCGTGCTGCGAGAGGAGGACCTGCCGGTGTCGACGGCGTCGGTCATCGAGGCCGTCCGGTCCGCCCGCACCCTCGCCGCCCTGCGCGGGCGCGCCGCCGCCGGCCTGGCCGAGGTCCAGGACGTCACCCGGGCCGTGCTCGTCGACGGCGACGAGGGCCTGCTCGGCCTGGTCACCGACCGGCTGGTGGTGGGTGAGCGGCTCGGCGCCGTGCCCGACGACGTCGCGACCACGCCGCTCGAGGCCGACCTGCGCGCCACGGCCCGGCGTCTCCGGCTGCCGGTGGCGGCGGCCCCGAAGACCCTGGACCTCGACCTGCGCGAGCCGACCGGCGCCGAGCGGTCCCGGTTCCTGCGCCGGCTGCTGCTGCTCGACCTGCCGTGGGGGCGGCCCGGCCGCGACGAGGTCCGCTCGACCGGGACGTTCCGCGAGACATGGACGCTGGAGTGGGACCCGACCCTGTCCGTCCGGCTCGTCGAAGCGTCGCTGTGGGGGACGACGGTCGCCTCGGCCGCGACCGCCCGGATGGTGTCCCGGGCCGAGGGCACCGGCTCGTCGCTCGTCGACCTCGCCGAGGGCGTCGAGACCTGCCTGCTCGCCGACCTGCCCGACGCGCTGCCCGCCGTGCTCACCGCCCTGGACGAGCGGGCCGGCCACGCCGGCGACGCCGGGCACCTCATGGACGCGCTGTCCCCGGTGGTCCGGTCGCTGCGCTACGGCGACGTCCGCGGTACCCGCACCCCCGCGCTCGGCCGTGTCGCCGACGCGCTGCTGGCCAGGGTCTGCGCGGTGCTGCCGGTCGCCGTCCAGGGCGTCGACGACGACGCGGCCGGGGCGCTCCGGACCCGGCTCGAGGCTGTCCACCGGGCGGTCAGCCTGCGCGACGACCCCGATGCCACCCGGCTGTGGTCGGCGACCCTGCACGGGCTCGTCGAGCGCGCCGACCTGCACGGCCTGCTGCTCGGCCGCCTGGTCCGCCTGCTCCACGACGCGGGCGACCTGCCCGGCGACGACGTGGCCACCCGGCTCTCCCGGGCGCTGTCGGTAGGGGTGCCGGCCCCGGCCAAGGCCGCGTGGGTCGAGGGGTTCCTCGCCGGCGGCGGGCTGCTGCTCGTCCACGACCGGCAGCTGCTCGCGGCGCTCGACGGCTGGCTCGTCGGGCTCGGGCCGAGGGACCTCGTCGACGCCCTGCCCGCGCTGCGCCGTGCGTTCGGCGCGGTCGCCGCGGGGGAGCGCCGGGCGGTGGCCTCCGCCGTCGTCTCGCTCGGCGGCGGACCTCGTGCGGCGGCCGCAGACGACGGGCCCGACGTTGACTGGGAGCAGGCCGACGCGGCCCTGCGTGCGGTCGCGGCGCTGCTGGCAGGTGCCCGGTGA